Proteins encoded within one genomic window of Fragaria vesca subsp. vesca linkage group LG1, FraVesHawaii_1.0, whole genome shotgun sequence:
- the LOC101314230 gene encoding uncharacterized protein LOC101314230: MGGLCSKSSHKAVNAWAADNRRQGGDDYKLRSSKRTTTSAAAEVAPPPAVDMDTAPQPPRYSQDGPALVYEGGDATDDFYDGIPRYKSGSFRKAKVSEVGSRIGRGAVSVLDTLGSSMTNLNSATGFNSAPPAKGNEIAIIAFEIANTVVKGYNLMQSISTRSIRNLKEVVFPSEGVQYLVSKDTDELLRIVAADKREELKIFSGEVVRFGNRCKDPQWHNLDRYFEKISRELIPQKHLKVEATSVMQQLMTLVQYTAELYHEFHALDRFEQDYERKQYEEDNLSSTQRGDTLGILRSELKSQRKLVKSLKKKSLWSKSMEEVMEKLVEIVHFLYLEMHAAFRSAEGQKTAEGATNKYQKLGPAGLSLHYANIVLQIDTLVVRSSAPPPTTRDTLYQSLPPNIKSSLRSKLHSFHIKEELTITQIKAEMEKTLHWLVPMAANTAKDHHGFGWVGEWASTGAETNRKPAPQTEVIRIETFHHANREKTEACVLKLVLWLHYLVSQSKPASTSVGMRSPVKSIATTTLPNTNKQLTDIPPSAVLTTDDQQMLQDVSKRKRVPGISKSQDFENVSSLGNLGRLNKSNSYSSGEGTKKVLPFSRLSSGVPVIDFGIDKEKALDVIDRVETHRDHHHHPRE; the protein is encoded by the exons ATGGGAGGACTTTGCTCCAAGAGTTCCCACAAGGCGGTCAACGCCTGGGCCGCCGACAATCGCCGCCAAGGGGGTGATGATTACAAGCTGAGAAGCTCCAAGAGGACCACTACTTCTGCTGCTGCTGAGGTGGCTCCGCCGCCGGCCGTGGATATGGACACTGCTCCGCAGCCGCCTAGATACTCCCAAGACGGTCCTGCACTTGTCTACGAAGGAGGTGATGCCACTGATGACTTTTACGATGGGATTCCGCGATATAAATCCGGCTCTTTCCGCAAGGCCAAG GTTTCTGAGGTGGGATCACGGATAGGGAGAGGGGCAGTGTCAGTGTTGGACACGCTTGGGAGCAGCATGACCAATTTGAATTCCGCCACTGGTTTCAATTCAGCGCCGCCAGCCAAGGGGAATGAGATTGCTATTATAGCATTCGAGATTGCCAACACTGTTGTTAAGGGTTACAATCTTATGCAATCTATTTCGACCAGAAGTATTAGGAATTTAAAAGAAGTGGTGTTTCCTTCTGAAGGTGTGCAGTATTTAGTATCCAAAGATACGGATGAGCTTTTGAGGATTGTTGCAGCTGATAAAAG GGAGGAGTTAAAAATTTTCTCGGGGGAGGTGGTTCGTTTTGGAAATCGATGTAAAGATCCTCAGTGGCACAACTTGGACAGATATTTTGAGAA AATCAGCAGAGAACTTATTCCTCAGAAGCATCTGAAGGTGGAGGCAACTTCGGTAATGCAGCAACTGATGACGTTGGTCCAGTATACTGCT GAATTATACCACGAGTTCCATGCATTGGACCGATTCGAACAAGACTATGAACGTAAGCAGTACGAGGAGGATAATTTATCTTCCACTCAAAGAG GTGATACCCTTGGAATCTTGAGATCTGAACTAAAAAGCCAAAGGAAACTAGTTAAAAGTTTAAAGAAAAAGTCACTTTGGTCCAAAAGTATGGAAGAG GTGATGGAAAAGCTTGTTGAAATAGTCCACTTTTTATATCTAGAGATGCATGCAGCCTTTCGTAGTGCTG AAGGTCAGAAAACTGCGGAGGGAGCCACAAATAAATATCAAAAGTTGGGACCTGCTGGACTTTCTTTACATTATGCAAATATTGTTCTCCAAATCGATACTCTT GTAGTCAGGTCAAGTGCTCCGCCGCCAACTACAAGAGATACATTATACCAGAGCTTGCCGCCTAATATAAAATCATCTTTACGCTCCAAATTACATTCTTTCCATATTAAAGAAGAG CTCACTATCACACAAATCAAAGCTGAGATGGAGAAAACTCTGCACTGGCTTGTTCCAATGGCTGCAAATACAGCCAA AGATCACCATGGTTTTGGTTGGGTAGGTGAGTGGGCGAGTACTGG TGCTGAGACGAATCGTAAACCAGCTCCACAGACTGAGGTGATTCGGATCGAGACATTCCATCATGCAAATAGGGAAAAAACAGAAGCCTGTGTACTCAAACTAGTGTTGTGGCTTCATTATTTGGTCTCTCAAAGCAAGCCTGCATCCACTAGTGTGGGTATGCGATCACCTGTTAAGTCCATAGCTACCACAACCCTCCCAAACACAAATAAGCAGCTGACGGACATCCCTCCCTCAGCCGTGCTAACAACTGATGACCAACAGATGCTGCAGGATGTAAGTAAGAGAAAACGGGTTCCCGGAATTAGTAAAAGTCAGGACTTTGAGAATGTTTCTAGTTTGGGAAACCTGGGTAGATTGAACAAGAGCAACAGCTATTCATCAGGGGAAGGAACCAAGAAAGTGTTACCTTTCAGCAGGCTGTCTTCTGGGGTTCCTGTCATTGATTTTGGTATAGATAAGGAAAAGGCATTGGATGTCATAGATAGAGTGGAGACACATAGAGATCATCATCATCATCCAAGGGAGTAA